A genomic stretch from Centroberyx gerrardi isolate f3 chromosome 10, fCenGer3.hap1.cur.20231027, whole genome shotgun sequence includes:
- the LOC139915072 gene encoding interleukin-1 receptor type 1-like encodes MGLSPALAGFLLVLRLFGGSSALQGNCTDYRLQFERVFSVPGDAVMLNSTLVSPDVFDFTAEPYNISWYDPRTGRELSDRPGRFLLWGETLWVLKVQLEDAGEYVAILRTASRCYRQATMLVVDEPLAGECSRPRKAIQMLTNGVTDALSCPLKDYLRKLDNYSVPFSLKWYKGCEPIEDGSGKFTYWANGKLKLDGVTPLDNGSYTCMLNFTLGGVTGSVSETIDAGVKEDYVLTPQVHEPSNEIIKAEMGSSFSKRCQVFVPCVGRPSVSIHWVTRDDFIFGGPSDRVYAEAQRSRRQEGPNKGVWLESLLRFSELKEEDFFINYTCQVYSARGSPHGKFTLVPADPNFMLPIGLVFGGVAVLFTVSVVFYYLFKIDIVLWFRRAFPVFYTNTDSDGKLYDAYVAYPRQFGAGSSGETETFVLHMLPQVLEKSCGYKLFIAGRDCLPGQAIVDSVEENMQASRRLLLLYTASTFSNTRHNSNSSNNNNNNIPKGSGDSGNSNNSKRNSSDGGGSESFDGGAPEAGQQFECETAMHRVLLEGSLKVVLVEMEPVSPAQLALFPESVRHLRKKQGAVCWWKSQSSRRGRSCTRKSEDEETGGPSLSPSSRFWKEMRYYMPVRGKRAVYPERTALLNL; translated from the exons aTGGGCCTGAGTCCAGCGTTGGCAGGCTTCCTGTTGGTCctcaggctgtttggaggttCGTCGGCGCTGCAGG GGAACTGCACCGACTACCGTCTGCAGTTTGAGCGGGTGTTCTCGGTGCCCGGGGACGCGGTCATGCTGAACAGCACGCTGGTGTCTCCGGACGTCTTCGACTTCACCGCCGAGCCGTACAACATCTCCTGGTACGACCCGCGGACGGGCCGGGAGCTGAGCGACCGGCCGGGACGCTTCCTGCTGTGGGGAGAGACGCTCTGGGTCCTCAAGGTGCAGCTGGAGGACGCTGGGGAATATGTGGCCATCCTGAG GACTGCCTCTCGGTGCTACAGACAGGCCACCATGCTGGTGGTGGACGAGCCGCTGGCCGGAGAGTGCAGCCGGCCGAGGAAAGCTATTCAGATGCTGACGAACGGAGTGACCGACGCTCTGTCCTGCCCGCTGAAGGACTACTTAAGGAAACTGGACAACTActctgtccctttctccctcAAGTGGTACAAG GGCTGTGAACCCATAGAGGACGGAAGTGGCAAGTTCACCTACTGGGCCAACGGCAAACTGAAGCTGGACGGGGTGACGCCTCTGGACAACGGCTCCTACACGTGCATGCTCAACTTCACCCTGGGCGGGGTCACGGGCTCTGTCTCCGAGACCATCGAcgcaggggtcaaag AGGACTACGTTCTGACTCCACAAGTTCACGAGCCGTCCAATGAAATCATCAAGGCAGAGATGG gctccAGTTTCAGTAAGCGGTGCCAGGTGTTTGTGCCGTGTGTGGGGAGGCCTTCAGTTAGCATCCACTGGGTAACCAGAGATGATTTCATCTTCGGCGGACCGTCTGACCGAGTCTACGCAGAGGCACAGCG GTCGAGGAGGCAGGAGGGTCCGAATAAAGGTGTGTGGCTGGAGAGCCTGCTGAGGTTTTCTGAGCTGAAGGAAGAGGATTTTTTCATCAACTACACCTGTCAGGTGTACAGCGCCCGAGGCAGTCCTCATGGGAAGTTCACTCTGGTGCCAGCAG ATCCCAACTTCATGCTTCCCATCGGGTTGGTGTTTGGTGGTGTGGCGGTTCTGTTTACCGTCAGTGTCGTCTTCTACTACCTCTTCAAGATCGACATTGTGCTGTGGTTCAGGAGAGCATTTCCTGTCTTCTACACTAACACAG ATTCGGACGGGAAGCTGTACGATGCCTACGTGGCGTACCCGCGGCAGTTTGGGGCTGGATCCAGCGGGGAGACGGAGACGTTTGTCCTCCACATGCTGCCGCAAGTGCTGGAGAAGAGCTGCGGCTACAAACTCTTTATAGCCGGCCGTGACTGTCTGCCTGGACAGG CCATAGTGGACTCGGTGGAGGAGAACATGCAGGCcagccgccgcctcctcctgctctACACCGCCTCCACCTTCAGCAACACCagacacaacagcaacagcagtaataacaacaacaataacatccCTAAGGGCAGCGGCGATAGCGGTAACAGTAATAACAGCAAAAGGAACAGCAGTGACGGCGGCGGCAGCGAGAGTTTCGACGGCGGCGCTCCAGAGGCCGGGCAGCAGTTTGAGTGTGAGACAGCCATGCACAGAGTGCTGCTGGAGGGGTCTCTGAAG GTGGTCCTGGTGGAGATGGAGCCGGTCTCCCCGGCTCAGCTGGCTCTCTTCCCAGAGTCGGTGCGTCACCTGAGGAAGAAGCAGGGCGCCGTGTGCTGGTGGAAGAGCCAGagcagcaggagggggaggagctgtACGAGGAAGAGCGAGGACGAGGAGACGGGAGGGCCGTCTCTCTCCCCGTCCTCCAGGTTCTGGAAGGAGATGAGGTATTATATGCCTGTGAGGGGCAAGAGGGCGGTGTACCCCGAGAGAACTGCTCTGCTGAACTTGTGA